From the Theileria parva strain Muguga chromosome 3 map unlocalized ctg_531, whole genome shotgun sequence genome, one window contains:
- the SMYD5 gene encoding SET domain protein — translation MDCVQDPGDLFSTKLISSGKGNGIILLKDLKASESKLQDKPIFSYTHYYSRKSAICCSNCFMNIGSLVENLNHVLKMEGKYVSPELEAKINSFKHQFPKIEGVKVMKCNSNCDFIFCSKECLEAASGTHDTLCKLMKDEEKETWRLFERYALKTHENFYFAGLIYINILYDSIYRNKPIKEWITKLNEFWSIPWDKLSTFDSNSTNPLDIASESFNILETCLKRFKNMAIENGEDVESLFSVGFYLGLLGIMDLVCVDIEIQNPLNDLLYNLLKDDKGKELVYMLSKDLIDVYKIIRGVEEVPKDLNQLIESKELFPDIIGLGLFNFISKMNHSCAPNLEVDYGKNNIANIIPLCDIREGDEATISYIDENDSFENRQEKLLKNYGFVCECTKCTLEGSNNNLEMKS, via the exons atgGATTGTGTTCAAGATCCTGGAGATTTATTCTCCACAAAATTGATTAGTTCTGGAAAAGGCAATGGAATCATATTACTTAAGGATTTAAAGGCTAGTGAGTCTAAATTACAAGATAAACCGATATTCTCATacacacattattattcaag AAAATCAGCCATATGTTGTTCTAACTGTTTTATGAACATCGGATCATTGGTCGAAAATTTGAACCATGTtcttaaaat GGAGGGGAAATACGTCAGCCCCGAACTAGAGGCTAAAATTAACTCATTCAAGCATCAATTTCct AAAATTGAAGGTGTAAAAGTTATGAAGTGCAATTCAAATTgtgattttattttctgCAGTAAGGAATGTTtagag GCGGCATCTGGTACACATGATACCCTCTGTAAACTCATGAAGGATGAAGAAAAGGAAACATGGCGGTTATTTGAAAg atATGCCTTGAAGACCCATGAGAATTTTTACTTTGCTG gtttaatttacataaatatactgTATGACTCTATTTATCGTAACAAGCCGATTAAAGAGTGGATAACTAAACTAAATGAATTTTGGAGTATACCATG GGACAAACTTTCAACTTTTGACTCTAATTCAACAAACCCACTGGACAT AGCTTCAGAATCCTTCAATATTCTTGAAACATGCCTTAAAAGATTTAAGAACATGGCAATCGAAAACGGAGAAGATGTTGAAAGCCTTTTCTCTGTAGGCTTTTATCTCGGGCTTCTG GGTATAATGGACCTGGTTTGTGTTGATATCGAGATACAAAATCCtttaaatgatttactTTACAACTTGTTAAAGGACGATAAGGGGAAAGAACTAGTTTATATGTTGTCGAAG GATTTGATAgatgtgtataaaataatcagaG GAGTAGAAGAGGTGCCTAAGGATTTGAATCAACTAATAGAATC GAAGGAATTGTTTCCAGATATAATAGGGTTGGGACTCTTCAATTTTATCTCAAAGATGAACCATTCGTGTGCACCAAACTTAGAGGTGGATTATGGAAAAAACAACATAGCAAAT ATAATCCCGTTGTGTGATATAAGGGAAGGAGATGAGGCAACAATATCATATattgatgaaaatgattcTTT
- a CDS encoding Met-10+ like-family protein has protein sequence MSQILKKKKLDSSSSEDFIPTKRITTLEELKNYERLEERTKVTITKDKIPLFAKNDMFRNTVRNPLNSIDYYKNDESDIRTYILKRWDLLPSPLRDLITNESIDHSTVTHKIKYEDITTEEAFKLVVNDDIGVMVGFETVGHIAHLNVPEERSSIKKLIAKIIIDKHKHIKTVINKRSEVQNQFRTMDIELLAGEENYIANLVENGLKFEVDFANVYWNSRLINERARIRGLLDPDDIVVDMFAGAGPFAIYASKKGCSVLANDLNPIGATYMKRNIEINKVHDLVKVFNMDGREFLIDVIKKNKILDKKTLECDGMALKASGKVHLIMNLPKIAIEFLDTLIGLADNIEEENMRKLLVHCYCFSASEEYEKEIEQRLYKSIGRKLPEYTITHVRGVSPKKQMYCIEFECPISILRGNKE, from the exons ATGTCCCAAATACTAAAAAAGAAGAAGCTGGATTCTTCATCTTCTGAGGATTTTATCCCTACCAAAAGGATCACAACTTTAGAAGAGCttaaaaa TTACGAACGTCTGGAGGAAAGGACTAAAGTGACTATTACTAAGGATAAGATACCATTATTTGCCAAAAATGATATGTTCAG AAACACCGTTAGGAACCCGTTAAATTCAATTGACtactataaaaatgacGAAAGTGATATCAGAACATATATTCtaaaaa GATGGGATTTGCTCCCTTCACCTTTGAGAGACCTCATCACCAATGAATCAATTGATCATTCAACAGTCACccataaaataaaatatgaagATATTACAACAG aGGAGGCCTTTAAATTGGTGGTGAATGACGATATTGGAGTCATGGTAGGATTCGAAACTGTAGGCCACATAGCACACCTGAATGTCCCTGAGGAGAGGTCGTCCATAAAGAAACTTATCgcaaaaattataatagaT aAACACAAACACATAAAAACTGTAATAAATAAGAGGTCTGAAGTCCAGAACCAGTTCAGAACAATGGACATTGAACTGCTGGCTGGAGAAGAGAATTACATCGcaaatttg GTTGAAAAcggattaaaatttgaggTTGATTTTGCAAACGTTTACTGGAACTCTAG ACTAATTAATGAAAGGGCTAGGATACGAGGTCTTTTAGATCCTGACGATATAGTTG TTGACATGTTCGCAGGAGCAGGTCCATTTGCCATTTATGCCTCGAAAAAGGGCTGCAGCGTACTTgcaaatgatttaaatcCTATTG GTGCAACTTACATGAAAAGGAAcattgaaataaataaagtaCATGACTTGGTCAAGGTATTTAATATGGATGGAAGGGAGTTTTTGATCGACGTCATTAAGAAGAATAAGATACTTGACAAAAAAACGCTAGAGTGTGATGGAATGGCGCTGAAGGCTAGTGGAAAAGTTCACTTAATAATGAACCTACCCAAAATAGCAATTGAGTTCCTTG ACACATTGATTGGATTGGCAGATAATATTGAAGAGGAGAACATGAGAAAGCTGTTAGTACACTGTTACTGTTTCAGTGCTTCAGAAGAATATGAAAAAGAGATCGAGCAACGGTTATATAAATCTATTGGTAGAAAATTACCAGAATATACAATAACACACGTAAGAGGAGTTTCACCTAAGAAACAAATGTATTGCATCGAGTTTGAGTGCCCAATTTCAATATTGAGGGGGAATAAGGAGTAG
- the Fnta gene encoding Protein prenyltransferase alpha subunit repeat family protein: protein MEADLDVLKECEGVNTQVTCERLNFPPEPFEVDLDMLNDDKVWEDLELIEKKSNEPLLFELKLDILEFRAKSFFKVLIKNREFSTRGLYLTTIIIKFNSADYTAWYYRNECMKSLDMDLREELDFTRKITMESIKAFQPWNHRRNICTLAKSGFNEIEYVKLEISTSPKNQCAWGYLTWLVRKFGVLDLFKELEFVEFLVSGDVYNNSAWNYKNFIFKYFKDDFDLDFMVKELGKDFQRLLKRTDNEGLCSYIIDMVQFLEKSYNKCIMTNCECEGPLSICLVKIIKLQPPSLQLLRLLKKLKPDEEVLHQMAILDPIRSDFYKISKSLP from the exons ATGGAGGCTGACTTGGATGTGTTAAAGGAATGCGAGGGTGTAAATACTCAGGTTACCTGTGAAAGACTAAACTTCCCTCCTGAACCATTTGAGGTGGACCTTGATATGCTCAATGATGATAAAGTTTGGGAGGACCTTGAGTTAATTGAAAAAAAATCCAACGAACCCTTATTATTTGAACTTAAACTGGATATACTAG AATTCAGAGCTAAATCGTTTTTCAAGGTGCTAATCAAAAATAGGGAATTTAGTACTAGGGGCTTGTACCTAAcaactataataattaaatttaactcGGCTGATTATACGGCATGGTACTATCGCAATGAATGTATGAAATCTCTTGATATGGACTTGAGAGAGGAACTGG atTTTACTAGGAAAATAACTATGGAATCTATTAAGGCTTTCCAA CCTTGGAATCACAGAAGGAACATCTGTACTCTAGCAAAATCTGGCTTTAACGAGATTGAGTATGTCAAACTGGAGATCTCAACGTCACCTAAGAATCAGTGTGCATGGGGTTATTT GACTTGGCTTGTTCGGAAATTTGGTGTTCTAGACTTGTTCAAAGAACTTGAATTTGTAGAATTCTTAGTTTCAGGCGATGTATACAACAACTCAGCCTGGAATTACAAGAATTTTATCTTCAAGTACTTTAAAGATGATTTTGATTTAGATTTCATGGTTAAAGAGCTAGGCAAAGACTTTCAAAGGCTTTTAAAGAGAACTGATAATGAAGGATTGTGTTCATACATAATAGATATGGTTCAATTTCTCGAGAAATCGTACAATAAGTGTATTATGACTAACTGTGAAT gtGAGGGTCCTCTGAGTATATGCCTCGTTAAAatcataaaattacaaCCTCCTTCTCTTCAACTTCTAAGGCTtctgaaaaaattaaaaccaGATGAAGAG GTCCTCCATCAAATGGCTATTCTAGACCCTATCAGGTCTGATTTCTATAAAATAAGCAAAAGCCTACCTTAA
- the RPS17 gene encoding 40S ribosomal protein S17 encodes MGRVRTKTVKRAARQIVEKYYGKLGLDFQYNKKVAEEVALIPSKRMRNKVAGFITHLMRRIQKGPVRGISLKLQEEERERRMDYIPEKSELEVPVIQVDQDTADMLNFLKISLPNLKVMSFNAHEHRERH; translated from the exons ATG GGCCGTGTAAGAACTAAGACAGTCAAGCGTGCTGCACGTCAAATAGTCGAGAAATACTATGGAAA actTGGATTAGATTTTCAGTACAATAAGAAGGTCGCAGAGGAAGTCGCCCTGATCCCCTCAAAGCGTATGAGGAACAAAGTCGCTGGCTTTATTACG CACTTGATGAGGAGGATTCAAAAGGGACCAGTTAGAGGAATCTCTCTAAAACTCCAGGAAGAGGAGCGTGAAAGAAGGATGGATTACATTCCTGAAAAGTCTGAACTCGAAGTCCCAGTAATTCAAGTGGATCAGGACACCGCTGATATGTTAAACTTTTTGAAGATTTCTCTTCCGAATCTCAAAGTTATGTCATTTAACGCTCACGAACATCGTGAAAGACACTAA